One genomic window of Helicobacter canis includes the following:
- the nuoH gene encoding NADH-quinone oxidoreductase subunit NuoH has protein sequence MSEFIIETCIKILVVVLVFSFLGGFGTYLERKVLGYFQRRLGPCYVGPFGLLQFLADAIKLFTKEDVCPQNANKLIFMLAPVIAMMSAFVAMAPIPFFGEFEIFGRTIQPIISDINVGLLFFLAVGAVGIYAPLLAGLSSNSKFSLLGAVRACIQLLSFEVVSTLSILPPLMLVGSLSLVAMNDYQAGGVFDWLLFKQPLAFILFLVASYAELNRTPFDLLEHEAEIVAGFCTEYSGLKWGMFFLAEYAHLFAFGFVIALIFCGGYQPLWFIPGGIAIILKVCFFVFLAMWVRATFPHIRPDQLMSMCWKVLMPLAIINLLITSVVILL, from the coding sequence ATGAGTGAGTTTATCATCGAAACTTGTATAAAGATTTTGGTTGTTGTGCTTGTATTCTCGTTTTTAGGGGGGTTTGGGACATATTTAGAGCGCAAAGTTTTGGGCTATTTCCAGCGCAGGCTTGGTCCTTGCTATGTGGGTCCATTTGGGCTTTTGCAGTTTCTAGCTGATGCGATTAAGCTATTTACCAAAGAAGATGTCTGCCCCCAGAATGCTAATAAGCTTATTTTTATGCTAGCTCCAGTGATTGCGATGATGAGTGCATTTGTCGCGATGGCACCGATACCATTTTTTGGCGAGTTTGAGATATTTGGTAGGACCATACAGCCTATCATTTCAGACATCAATGTAGGGCTACTCTTTTTCCTAGCAGTTGGGGCAGTGGGGATTTACGCGCCGCTGCTTGCTGGGCTTTCTTCAAATTCTAAATTCTCCTTGCTGGGGGCTGTGCGTGCGTGTATCCAGCTTTTAAGCTTTGAGGTGGTCTCCACGCTTAGTATTTTGCCTCCACTTATGCTTGTAGGCTCACTATCGCTTGTAGCTATGAATGATTATCAAGCAGGGGGAGTGTTTGATTGGTTGTTATTCAAGCAGCCCTTAGCCTTTATTCTCTTCCTTGTGGCTAGCTATGCTGAGCTAAATCGCACACCTTTTGACTTGCTTGAGCACGAAGCGGAGATTGTGGCTGGATTTTGCACGGAGTATAGCGGGCTAAAATGGGGGATGTTCTTCTTAGCAGAATACGCCCATCTCTTTGCCTTTGGCTTTGTGATAGCTCTTATCTTTTGTGGTGGGTATCAGCCGCTGTGGTTTATCCCCGGTGGGATTGCCATTATCCTAAAGGTGTGCTTTTTTGTCTTCTTGGCGATGTGGGTTAGGGCGACTTTCCCACATATCCGCCCAGATCAGTTGATGAGTATGTGCTGGAAGGTGCTTATGCCTTTAGCGATTATCAATTTGCTTATCACAAGCGTTGTGATTTTGCTCTAG
- a CDS encoding NADH-quinone oxidoreductase subunit N, translated as MNFLPPLDFAELSLGAILPSLVLIIGALILLLANVFVRVFDRAFRGVNVALCAVFLALSVLCSLQLDVGSSFFSLIHINGITILSQVTMEFAALVFIVLFFTKQEKADYATRVGEFYPLYLLMIAGFDIMVSSRHLLIILLGLEIGSLSLVALIALSGTSRAIEAGIKYFVFSVLASVFFIMGALCWYFASANFDLNALEFAILSGNYISASAILLGVVFMIGALGFKTSAVPFHSWMPDIYQGSNAIVAGVVSIIPKIAAFAVAINVFSMFIQSSALWVHNTLYVLVVLSITLPNIAALVQKDIKRMLAFSSIAHSGFVLACILINTQMSLSALYLYWFLFVFSNVGAFGLLWFVRNTSSDTYEYRHFSGLVRVLPSYAVLAGVFFISLAGIPPFGLFFGKVAVVMSAFSADYVYLGLIMMINSAIAVVYYLRPVIAMFLPATQAPNAADFFYNATSVSKLVVWLMAVVCCVSIFMVQFLLDFIGKYVIGAY; from the coding sequence ATGAACTTTTTACCTCCTTTAGATTTTGCTGAGTTGTCATTAGGCGCGATTTTGCCAAGTCTTGTGCTTATTATAGGGGCATTGATCTTATTGCTTGCTAATGTGTTTGTGCGAGTTTTTGACAGAGCGTTTCGCGGAGTAAATGTCGCGCTATGTGCTGTGTTTTTAGCTTTAAGCGTGCTTTGTAGCTTGCAGCTTGATGTGGGTAGCTCGTTTTTCTCACTTATTCATATTAACGGCATAACAATCCTATCGCAAGTAACAATGGAGTTTGCCGCGCTTGTGTTTATCGTGCTTTTTTTCACGAAGCAAGAAAAGGCTGATTATGCTACTAGGGTAGGGGAGTTTTATCCTTTATACTTGCTAATGATTGCTGGGTTTGACATTATGGTATCAAGTCGGCATTTGCTTATCATTTTGCTTGGGCTTGAGATTGGTTCATTGTCTTTAGTGGCACTCATCGCCTTAAGCGGCACATCTAGAGCCATAGAGGCTGGGATAAAGTATTTTGTCTTTAGTGTGCTTGCTAGCGTATTTTTTATTATGGGGGCGTTGTGTTGGTATTTTGCTAGTGCGAACTTTGATCTTAATGCGCTTGAATTTGCAATCCTATCTGGCAACTATATTTCTGCATCTGCTATTTTGCTTGGGGTTGTGTTTATGATTGGTGCGCTTGGGTTTAAGACTTCTGCCGTGCCATTTCACTCGTGGATGCCTGATATTTATCAAGGCTCAAATGCCATTGTCGCTGGAGTCGTGTCTATTATCCCAAAGATCGCTGCCTTTGCTGTGGCTATCAATGTGTTTAGTATGTTTATCCAAAGTAGTGCCTTATGGGTGCATAATACACTCTATGTGCTTGTGGTGCTTTCAATCACTTTGCCAAATATCGCAGCCCTTGTGCAAAAAGATATAAAAAGAATGCTTGCTTTTAGCTCTATTGCGCATTCTGGATTTGTGCTTGCTTGTATTCTTATCAATACGCAAATGAGCCTTAGTGCGCTGTATTTGTATTGGTTTTTGTTTGTATTTAGTAATGTCGGGGCATTTGGGCTATTGTGGTTTGTGCGCAATACATCAAGCGATACTTATGAGTATCGGCATTTTAGCGGCTTGGTGCGCGTGCTGCCTTCTTATGCGGTGCTTGCTGGGGTGTTTTTCATCTCGCTTGCTGGGATTCCGCCATTTGGGCTGTTTTTTGGAAAAGTGGCGGTGGTGATGAGTGCCTTTAGTGCGGATTATGTGTATCTAGGGCTTATTATGATGATAAATAGTGCCATCGCGGTGGTGTATTATTTGCGCCCTGTTATTGCGATGTTTCTGCCAGCTACGCAAGCTCCTAATGCAGCGGACTTTTTCTATAATGCCACTTCTGTATCTAAGCTAGTTGTCTGGCTGATGGCGGTTGTTTGTTGTGTTAGTATTTTTATGGTGCAGTTTTTGCTTGATTTTATAGGAAAATATGTGATCGGGGCTTATTGA
- a CDS encoding NADH-quinone oxidoreductase subunit J has protein sequence MFEAIAFYFFMVLSIVAFLVVVSTRNILYALTALVSGMIFISSFFFLLGAEFLGVVQIAVYTGAVIVMYAFGLMFVDTMSEIRERHKGDLWLSVMIVCVALLLVALFVSPMLYESQQVAVERDMQIITGEPNTFTVGKMLFGHYLIAFEIAGVLLLVALIAGIALGIKGRNEAQDEASEVADISSFKPSFKQGDSL, from the coding sequence ATGTTTGAAGCGATTGCATTTTATTTTTTTATGGTGTTGAGTATCGTGGCATTTCTTGTTGTCGTTAGCACAAGAAACATACTCTACGCGCTCACGGCTCTTGTAAGTGGTATGATCTTTATCTCAAGCTTCTTTTTTCTTTTGGGGGCAGAGTTTTTGGGCGTGGTGCAAATTGCTGTTTATACGGGAGCAGTGATTGTTATGTATGCCTTTGGGCTGATGTTTGTGGATACGATGAGTGAGATTAGAGAGCGACATAAAGGGGATCTGTGGCTTAGTGTTATGATTGTGTGTGTGGCACTGCTTTTGGTCGCGCTTTTTGTCTCGCCAATGCTTTATGAGTCGCAGCAAGTAGCCGTAGAAAGAGATATGCAAATTATCACAGGTGAGCCTAATACTTTTACCGTGGGTAAAATGCTATTTGGGCACTATCTCATTGCGTTTGAGATAGCTGGTGTGCTACTTTTAGTCGCGCTTATTGCTGGGATCGCGCTTGGCATTAAAGGGCGCAATGAAGCACAAGATGAAGCATCTGAAGTGGCAGACATCTCATCTTTTAAACCATCTTTTAAGCAAGGGGATTCTCTATGA
- the nuoI gene encoding NADH-quinone oxidoreductase subunit NuoI, producing the protein MKNYTPIPKRKEPKTTYEHFCKSVKMTCGLDLFKGLALTLKEFFSKKVTIHYPKEYIPLSPRYRAVHSLQRLLESGNERCIGCGLCEKICTSNCIRIITHKGDDKRKKIDSYTINLGRCIYCGLCAEVCPELAIVMGDRFENASLARAQYAGKHELLRPIDEAKTHTQLEFAGFGSVSVDADSRLVPTPIAWDKPISLESTFEKVDSSAETEEKSQNSKQGEV; encoded by the coding sequence ATGAAAAATTATACCCCTATCCCTAAGCGCAAAGAGCCAAAGACTACTTATGAGCATTTTTGCAAAAGTGTGAAGATGACTTGTGGGCTAGATTTGTTTAAAGGACTAGCTCTTACTTTAAAGGAGTTTTTTTCTAAAAAGGTTACTATACATTATCCTAAAGAGTATATCCCGCTATCGCCCAGGTATCGTGCTGTGCATAGCCTGCAAAGACTCCTAGAATCCGGAAATGAACGCTGCATTGGCTGTGGGCTTTGTGAGAAAATTTGCACGAGTAATTGTATCCGCATCATCACACATAAAGGCGATGATAAACGCAAAAAAATCGACTCCTATACCATAAATCTTGGGCGGTGTATTTACTGCGGATTGTGTGCTGAAGTGTGCCCTGAGCTTGCCATTGTTATGGGAGATCGCTTTGAAAATGCAAGTTTAGCGCGCGCGCAATATGCTGGGAAGCACGAGCTTTTGCGCCCTATTGATGAGGCTAAAACACATACACAGCTAGAGTTTGCTGGCTTTGGGAGTGTGAGTGTGGATGCGGACTCTAGGCTTGTGCCAACGCCCATTGCGTGGGATAAGCCTATATCACTAGAATCCACTTTTGAAAAAGTGGATTCTAGTGCAGAAACAGAGGAGAAGTCGCAAAACTCCAAGCAAGGAGAGGTGTAA
- the bamD gene encoding outer membrane protein assembly factor BamD gives MKLFFSRLGLLLCACAIQISALEISTTFGKEAGEDFSVLTLRNDSAFTCGEVLDAYGKAVSIECKISRIPDRGFPGLENSFFRVSYKMIDGDFWLYIYPKHQQKLFAIPKSPKQDFSIDKYPSTTAHLWQIVGYKKTIPFLSHENFKQGLHFPVKILGEQTPTIPELNTDNKPLKATKNKDFEIYSRVKTAMERKDYIGAITEINEALQQNPNSVFRRDLTYDRIIASSKLDLEEQDVLIESALEWVRIFAADPDVPEILYILAAAYRKDNIPTEAEHYYKRISSEYPESKFTPLAQMQLANLVKTHAPTQARIYFQRAYIDAKDIPSASEIAIEWAIFELEQQNSINATELVNKVLANYPKFFLDNDEITKELSSALLEAKDYPMIATLTQYLADNSDDIYFKEEKMFVLGDYYQQAQDFEQAHQANQQYIQVFGEDHPERAKVVQDRDDAILFAIDGGDEEKLKHYAYLISKYPNTQEATKAKELTAQILLQKHKYQEVFALYKDEDSSPYRQQALDALLKDAIAQKNCKEAIGYIMQTSVYNLDSAQKLVAFDCADEAGLNTIAKQIASGMAEASKDQGTRLLWLYRIASNLYKLGAYKEASLAARDALNLAKIQKSHYDIAFTLFAILQALESKNEAKKLLPFLQEHFARDERIIPVYATLLGYAIDEKDPTSIEVYASKIIELQKAFKTDEFSPYAEFALANVLRELKRYDQALALLLPLESTKLTEVDSTQLLYRIASLYDVLNNAPSALKYFDKCAKSADQNEWKTLCTQAKELLQERAKSSSKEPPIQVDSAKVDSNASGN, from the coding sequence GTGAAGCTATTTTTCTCTCGTTTGGGATTATTGCTGTGTGCTTGTGCTATCCAGATAAGTGCGTTAGAGATTTCTACAACCTTTGGCAAGGAGGCAGGGGAGGACTTTTCTGTGCTGACCTTGCGCAATGACTCTGCTTTCACTTGTGGTGAGGTGCTAGATGCGTATGGCAAGGCAGTGTCGATTGAGTGTAAGATTTCACGCATACCCGATCGTGGATTCCCCGGGCTAGAAAATAGCTTTTTTCGTGTGTCCTATAAGATGATAGATGGGGATTTTTGGCTCTATATTTATCCTAAACACCAGCAAAAGCTCTTTGCTATTCCTAAAAGCCCAAAGCAGGATTTTAGTATCGATAAGTATCCAAGCACCACCGCACATCTATGGCAGATTGTGGGGTATAAAAAGACTATACCCTTTCTCTCTCACGAGAATTTTAAGCAAGGCTTGCATTTCCCTGTGAAAATTCTAGGCGAGCAGACTCCAACAATCCCCGAGCTAAATACTGACAACAAACCCCTAAAAGCGACAAAAAATAAGGATTTTGAAATCTACTCTCGGGTCAAAACTGCTATGGAGCGCAAAGACTATATCGGTGCAATCACAGAGATCAATGAAGCCTTACAGCAAAATCCAAACTCTGTCTTCCGCCGCGATCTCACTTATGATCGCATTATCGCAAGCTCTAAGCTTGATCTTGAAGAGCAAGATGTCTTGATAGAATCCGCTTTAGAATGGGTGCGGATATTTGCTGCTGATCCAGATGTGCCAGAGATTTTATATATCCTTGCCGCTGCATATAGAAAGGATAATATCCCAACAGAAGCGGAGCATTACTACAAACGCATTAGTAGCGAATATCCAGAATCCAAATTTACACCATTGGCACAAATGCAGCTTGCCAATCTTGTCAAGACTCACGCCCCTACGCAAGCGCGGATCTATTTCCAAAGAGCGTATATCGATGCCAAAGACATACCAAGTGCAAGTGAGATTGCCATAGAGTGGGCGATATTTGAGCTAGAGCAGCAAAACTCCATAAATGCAACAGAGCTCGTCAATAAAGTGCTAGCCAATTATCCAAAGTTTTTCTTAGATAATGACGAGATTACCAAAGAGCTATCTAGCGCATTGCTTGAAGCCAAGGATTATCCAATGATTGCCACTCTCACACAATACTTAGCTGACAATAGCGATGATATATACTTCAAAGAAGAGAAGATGTTTGTGCTAGGGGATTATTATCAGCAGGCACAAGATTTTGAGCAAGCCCATCAGGCAAATCAGCAATATATCCAAGTCTTTGGCGAGGACCACCCAGAGAGAGCCAAAGTCGTGCAAGATAGAGATGATGCGATTTTGTTTGCCATAGATGGTGGCGATGAGGAGAAGCTTAAGCATTATGCGTATCTCATCAGCAAATACCCCAACACACAAGAAGCCACAAAGGCTAAGGAACTTACAGCCCAAATCCTGCTACAAAAGCATAAATATCAAGAAGTTTTCGCACTCTATAAAGATGAAGATTCTAGCCCATATCGCCAGCAAGCTTTAGATGCACTGCTTAAAGATGCCATCGCGCAAAAAAATTGCAAAGAGGCTATTGGCTACATTATGCAAACTTCTGTTTATAATCTAGACTCTGCTCAAAAGCTTGTAGCGTTTGATTGCGCCGATGAGGCAGGGCTAAATACTATCGCCAAGCAGATTGCTAGCGGTATGGCAGAAGCAAGCAAAGATCAAGGCACGCGCTTGCTCTGGCTCTATCGCATCGCTAGTAATCTCTACAAGCTTGGTGCATATAAAGAAGCCTCTCTTGCAGCGCGCGATGCGCTAAATCTCGCCAAAATCCAAAAGAGTCATTATGATATTGCCTTCACGCTTTTTGCGATTTTACAAGCCCTAGAATCCAAAAACGAAGCCAAAAAACTTCTGCCATTTTTGCAGGAGCATTTTGCTAGAGATGAGCGCATAATCCCTGTATATGCGACACTTTTGGGCTATGCAATCGATGAAAAAGACCCGACAAGCATAGAAGTATATGCAAGCAAAATCATCGAGCTGCAAAAAGCATTTAAAACCGATGAATTTAGCCCTTATGCAGAGTTTGCACTTGCTAATGTCTTGCGAGAATTGAAGCGATATGATCAAGCCTTAGCACTCTTGCTACCGCTAGAATCCACCAAGCTTACGGAAGTGGATTCTACACAGCTGCTCTATCGTATCGCTAGCTTGTATGATGTGTTAAATAACGCGCCATCTGCGTTGAAATATTTTGACAAATGCGCTAAAAGTGCGGACCAAAACGAGTGGAAAACACTCTGCACACAGGCAAAAGAGCTACTACAAGAGCGAGCCAAATCATCAAGCAAGGAGCCGCCGATACAGGTAGATTCTGCTAAAGTGGATTCTAATGCTTCAGGCAATTAA
- the nuoK gene encoding NADH-quinone oxidoreductase subunit NuoK → MQLSPYVSVYDFLLLSIVLFAIGLFGMLRRKNILMLFLSSEIMLNAINIALVAVGVAFNDMGGQMFALFIIALAASEVAVGLGLVLLWYRKHKSLDIDTLCTMKG, encoded by the coding sequence ATGCAATTAAGCCCCTATGTCAGTGTGTATGATTTTTTGCTGCTCTCTATTGTGCTGTTTGCTATTGGGTTGTTTGGAATGCTTCGTAGAAAAAATATTTTAATGCTCTTTCTCTCAAGCGAGATTATGCTAAATGCCATAAATATCGCACTTGTGGCAGTTGGTGTGGCGTTTAATGATATGGGTGGGCAGATGTTTGCTCTTTTTATCATCGCGCTTGCAGCTAGCGAAGTGGCAGTGGGATTGGGGCTTGTGCTATTGTGGTATCGCAAGCATAAGAGTCTTGATATTGATACGCTTTGCACAATGAAAGGATAG
- the nuoL gene encoding NADH-quinone oxidoreductase subunit L, giving the protein MGWVDSIDIGTFACLLFVVLFAPLLGTIVAGVLGTRGKIVGVGWFNSFCILLSFFASVVLGFSVLQGVSFSVSLFDWIVSGSFAVDFGFSLDMITAVMIVVISLVSLLVHIYSIGYMHDDEGFNRYFSFLSGFVFSMMFLVLSDNFLGLFVGWEGVGVCSYLLIGFWYHKHSANFAAMEAFISNRIADLGMLLGIFLLFWSFGTLNFQEIFSAICGDEMQLSSSILSWAGILLFIGAMGKSAQFPLHTWLANAMEGPTPVSALIHAATMVTAGVYLIVRAHPIYMEIPHIGEAIAYLGAFVALFAASMALVNRDLKRIIAYSTLSQLGYMFVAAGLGAYWIALFHLFTHAFFKSLLFLGAGNVMHAMHDGLDITRMGRLARPLKYTMIFMLIGNLALCGIPPFAGYFSKDLILEFSFNTEYKVLWGLLVFGAFLTAFYSFRLFMLVFFSPKSSEAYAIDHPHEARPLMLYAILPLAVLAIVAGVFYDPIISALKYIAVFEMPHGHLSAESLAGIALGASCLGIIVAFFKYKNFTYTPSRNFFYTLLSQQYYIPKLYELLFSKAFGVLCRVLWQKIEILVFDKSMQAVGKVMMWLSAMCAYLQNGNISSVLRLMVFGVLLLLLSLLVSQLVFVR; this is encoded by the coding sequence ATGGGCTGGGTGGATTCTATAGATATTGGCACATTTGCCTGTTTGCTTTTTGTGGTGTTGTTTGCGCCATTGCTCGGCACGATTGTAGCTGGCGTGCTTGGCACTAGAGGCAAGATCGTGGGTGTCGGCTGGTTTAATAGCTTTTGTATTTTGCTTTCGTTTTTTGCAAGTGTCGTGCTTGGGTTTAGCGTATTGCAAGGGGTTAGCTTTTCTGTGTCGCTTTTTGATTGGATTGTAAGCGGGAGTTTTGCAGTAGATTTTGGCTTTAGCCTAGATATGATTACTGCGGTGATGATTGTTGTCATCTCTCTTGTATCGCTGCTTGTGCATATTTACTCTATTGGCTATATGCACGATGATGAAGGCTTCAACCGCTATTTTAGCTTCCTTAGTGGGTTTGTGTTTTCTATGATGTTTTTAGTGCTAAGTGATAATTTCTTGGGACTATTTGTCGGCTGGGAAGGGGTAGGAGTCTGCTCTTATTTGCTTATTGGATTCTGGTATCACAAGCATAGTGCGAATTTCGCTGCTATGGAGGCATTTATTAGCAATCGCATCGCGGATTTGGGTATGTTGCTTGGGATTTTTCTGCTTTTTTGGAGCTTTGGGACACTCAATTTTCAAGAGATTTTTTCTGCTATATGCGGTGATGAAATGCAGCTTTCTTCAAGCATTCTTAGCTGGGCTGGGATTTTGCTTTTTATCGGTGCGATGGGGAAATCCGCGCAGTTTCCTTTGCATACTTGGCTGGCAAATGCGATGGAGGGACCCACACCTGTATCAGCACTTATCCACGCAGCTACAATGGTAACAGCTGGTGTTTATCTCATTGTGCGGGCTCACCCTATCTATATGGAAATCCCACATATTGGCGAAGCGATCGCTTATCTTGGCGCGTTTGTTGCGCTATTTGCTGCTTCTATGGCTCTTGTCAATAGGGATTTAAAGCGCATTATCGCCTACTCTACGCTCTCACAGCTTGGGTATATGTTTGTAGCAGCTGGGCTTGGGGCATATTGGATCGCTCTTTTTCATCTTTTTACCCACGCGTTTTTTAAATCACTCTTATTCCTTGGGGCTGGGAATGTAATGCACGCTATGCACGATGGGCTTGATATTACGCGTATGGGGAGGCTTGCGCGTCCATTGAAATATACAATGATCTTTATGCTTATTGGTAATCTTGCTTTGTGTGGGATACCGCCATTTGCTGGGTATTTTTCTAAAGATTTGATTCTGGAATTTAGCTTTAATACAGAGTATAAAGTTTTATGGGGATTGCTTGTGTTCGGGGCGTTTTTGACAGCATTTTATAGCTTCCGTTTATTTATGCTTGTGTTTTTCTCGCCAAAATCTAGCGAGGCATACGCGATTGATCATCCACACGAAGCACGCCCGCTTATGCTCTATGCAATACTCCCTTTAGCGGTGCTTGCTATTGTGGCTGGGGTATTTTATGATCCTATTATATCGGCGTTGAAGTATATTGCAGTGTTTGAAATGCCCCACGGACACTTGAGCGCAGAGTCTCTAGCTGGGATTGCGCTTGGGGCTTCTTGCTTGGGGATTATTGTGGCGTTTTTTAAATACAAAAACTTCACCTATACTCCAAGTCGCAACTTTTTCTACACGCTTTTGTCGCAGCAATACTACATACCAAAGCTTTATGAATTGCTATTTTCTAAAGCTTTTGGCGTGCTATGTCGTGTGCTGTGGCAGAAGATTGAGATATTGGTGTTTGATAAAAGTATGCAAGCAGTGGGCAAGGTGATGATGTGGCTTTCTGCGATGTGTGCATACTTGCAAAATGGCAATATAAGCAGTGTGCTACGACTTATGGTCTTTGGTGTTTTGCTTTTGCTGCTTAGTTTGCTAGTAAGTCAATTAGTCTTTGTGAGGTAG